In a genomic window of Onychostoma macrolepis isolate SWU-2019 chromosome 08, ASM1243209v1, whole genome shotgun sequence:
- the star gene encoding steroidogenic acute regulatory protein, mitochondrial, with the protein MLPATFKLCAGISYRHMRNMTGLRKNAIIAIHHELNKLSGPGPSAWINHIRRRSSVLSSRTAKETYNEAEQCYVQQGQQALQKSISILTDQDGWQTEIESVNGDKVMSKVLPDIGKVFKLEVMLAQKTDDLYEELVDNMEQMGEWNPNVKQVKILQKIGQDTMITHEVSAETPGNVVGPRDFVSVRCAKRRGSTCFLAGMSTQHPGMPEQKGFVRAENGPTCIVMRPSAEDPNKTKFTWLLSLDLKGWIPKTVINRVLSQTQVDFANHLRHRMASSGGVEAAIAC; encoded by the exons atgttgcCTGCAACGTTCAAACTGTGTGCTGGCATTTCCTACAGGCACATGAGAAACAtgacag GTCTGAGGAAGAACGCAATAATTGCAATCCATCATGAGCTGAACAAGCTTTCCGGACCTGGACCTAGTGCCTGGATCAACCACATCCGAAGAAGGAGCTCCGTTCTCA GCAGTCGGACTGCAAAGGAGACGTACAATGAAGCTGAGCAGTGTTATGTGCAGCAGGGACAGCAAGCTCTGCAGAAGTCCATCAGCATCCTCACTGACCAGGATGGCTGGCAAACCGAGATTGAGAGT GTCAATGGTGATAAGGTGATGAGTAAAGTACTACCAGACATTGGCAAGGTTTTTAAGTTAGAAGTGATGCTGGCACAGAAGACGGATGATCTATATGAGGAGCTGGTGGATAACATGGAACAAATGGGGGAGTGGAACCCAAATGTCAAACAAGTCAAG ATTCTTCAGAAGATCGGTCAGGATACTATGATCACCCATGAGGTTTCAGCTGAAACACCTGGGAATGTGGTGGGCCCTCGAGACTTTGTAAGTGTCCGCTGTGCCAAGCGGAGGGGATCTACGTGCTTCCTGGCCGGCATGTCCACTCAGCACCCTGGAATGCCTGAGCAAAAGGGGTTTGTAAG GGCTGAGAATGGACCCACCTGTATTGTGATGCGACCAAGTGCAGAAGATCCCAATAAGACAAAATTTACCTGGTTGCTCAGTTTAGACCTTAAG GGTTGGATCCCAAAAACCGTCATCAACCGAGTACTTTCGCAAACCCAGGTGGATTTCGCAAACCATCTCAGGCACAGAATGGCATCCAGTGGTGGTGTAGAAGCAGCCATTGCCTGCTGA